The following are encoded together in the Nitrospira sp. genome:
- a CDS encoding integration host factor subunit alpha has protein sequence MRKADIAEEIFKQVGISKNEASDIVEFVLNLLKSVLQKGDSVKIAGFGNFVVRSKGARKGRNPRTGEEIGITPRRVVTFRPSQVFKKYVNS, from the coding sequence ATGCGAAAGGCTGATATCGCTGAGGAAATCTTCAAGCAGGTCGGTATTTCAAAAAACGAGGCATCGGATATCGTGGAGTTTGTCTTGAATCTCCTCAAGTCTGTATTGCAAAAGGGAGACTCGGTCAAAATCGCGGGATTTGGAAATTTTGTTGTACGCAGTAAGGGTGCCCGTAAAGGACGAAATCCTCGAACTGGAGAAGAAATTGGGATTACCCCCCGACGCGTCGTCACGTTTCGACCAAGCCAAGTGTTCAAGAAGTACGTCAATTCGTAA
- a CDS encoding MerR family transcriptional regulator: MGTEPRLGSKVFYKIGEVSHLTKLPAYVLRFWESQFTFLKPKKSRGNQRLYIQRDVETVLEIKRMLYEEGHTIEGVKRYWVRRRRINSRKLRPREIAKKVMGDLRIILKILDSHA, encoded by the coding sequence ATGGGAACTGAGCCCAGGCTGGGGAGCAAGGTTTTCTATAAAATTGGTGAGGTGAGTCACCTAACGAAGCTTCCCGCGTACGTGCTCCGCTTTTGGGAATCGCAATTCACCTTTTTAAAACCAAAAAAGAGTCGAGGGAATCAGCGCCTCTATATCCAACGCGACGTGGAAACCGTCCTAGAAATCAAGCGGATGCTCTATGAAGAAGGACATACGATCGAAGGGGTGAAACGATACTGGGTTCGTCGCAGGAGGATTAACTCACGCAAACTGCGCCCGAGGGAAATCGCAAAAAAGGTGATGGGAGACCTTCGAATTATTCTCAAGATCCTCGACTCGCACGCATGA
- the surE gene encoding 5'/3'-nucleotidase SurE, translating to MRILVTNDDGIHSPGILALAKGLAKIGDVWVIAPDRERTAVAHAVTLHKPLRVQEVKPRFFAVNGTPVDCVNLALLKIMPKAPDLVVSGINKGVNLGDDVMYSGTVSAAMEGAILGVPSIAVSQEGTDRFHFDVGVIFAVRVARLVLASGLPDETLLNVNIPDRPRSGIKGVRVTCLSRRRFHNPIIEKLDPHGRKYYWIAGKRVSWSRSKNADHEAIEDGCISITPIRLDSTHYEILDQFRPWEAMVKQGVRKSAIMRSLRVGAEGLKT from the coding sequence ATGCGCATTCTTGTCACCAACGACGATGGGATTCACTCGCCAGGAATCCTGGCCCTCGCAAAAGGATTGGCTAAAATTGGCGATGTCTGGGTGATCGCCCCAGATCGTGAGCGCACGGCCGTAGCCCATGCTGTGACCTTGCACAAACCACTGAGAGTTCAGGAGGTTAAGCCACGATTCTTTGCAGTCAATGGGACCCCAGTGGATTGCGTGAATTTGGCGTTGCTGAAGATTATGCCCAAAGCACCGGATCTCGTAGTCTCCGGGATCAATAAGGGGGTCAATCTCGGCGATGATGTGATGTATTCAGGCACTGTTTCGGCAGCCATGGAGGGAGCCATCCTCGGTGTCCCATCCATCGCGGTGTCTCAAGAAGGGACAGATAGATTTCACTTTGATGTGGGTGTCATTTTTGCTGTACGGGTCGCACGGTTGGTGCTGGCCAGCGGACTGCCCGACGAGACCCTATTGAATGTGAATATTCCTGATCGCCCACGGTCAGGCATCAAAGGTGTGCGAGTCACCTGTCTGAGCCGAAGGCGGTTCCACAATCCAATTATCGAAAAGCTTGATCCTCACGGTCGAAAATACTATTGGATTGCCGGAAAACGCGTCTCATGGAGCCGCAGTAAAAATGCGGACCACGAGGCCATCGAAGATGGATGTATTTCCATTACACCGATCCGTCTGGACAGTACGCATTATGAGATCCTCGATCAGTTTCGCCCGTGGGAGGCGATGGTGAAGCAGGGCGTTCGAAAATCAGCCATCATGCGGTCACTACGTGTTGGCGCGGAGGGGTTAAAGACATGA
- a CDS encoding DedA family protein, translated as MIGELIETIIGELSRFVIAVISRFGYGGILFTMAVESACIPLPSEIIMPFSGYLVTTGEFTMLGVTLAGAVGNVLGSIVAYYAGVWGGRPFAERYGPYFLVSRHDLDVADRWFAKYGEAAVFFGRMLPVVRTFISLPAGIARMNFPRFVLFTFVGALPWCYLLAYIGLRMGEEWEHLRDYFHQFDILIGLVLAVGIGYFLWSHWPKRRTSAEP; from the coding sequence ATGATCGGCGAACTCATCGAAACCATCATTGGCGAACTCAGCCGTTTCGTGATCGCCGTCATCTCACGATTCGGCTACGGCGGTATTCTGTTCACGATGGCCGTTGAGAGCGCCTGTATCCCGCTACCGAGCGAAATCATCATGCCGTTTTCCGGCTATCTCGTGACGACCGGAGAGTTCACCATGCTGGGGGTGACGCTGGCCGGTGCCGTTGGGAATGTGCTGGGCTCCATTGTCGCGTACTATGCGGGTGTCTGGGGAGGACGACCCTTTGCGGAGCGCTATGGACCGTACTTCTTAGTGTCACGGCATGATCTGGATGTAGCTGATCGCTGGTTCGCCAAATATGGAGAGGCGGCGGTGTTTTTTGGAAGGATGCTGCCGGTCGTGCGGACGTTTATCTCACTCCCGGCCGGCATTGCGAGGATGAATTTCCCGCGCTTCGTCCTGTTTACGTTTGTCGGGGCCTTGCCCTGGTGCTATCTCCTGGCATACATCGGCCTTCGGATGGGAGAAGAATGGGAACACCTCCGTGATTACTTTCATCAATTTGACATCCTCATCGGGCTCGTCCTGGCTGTAGGCATTGGGTATTTCCTGTGGTCACATTGGCCCAAACGCAGAACGAGCGCAGAGCCGTAA
- a CDS encoding cysteine--tRNA ligase — protein MLKLFNTMSGRQEVFEPMEPKHVRMYVCGVTVYDYCHIGHARSALVFDVLRRYLEYSGYSVTFVKNFTDVDDKIIKRANEQGVTCETVTQKFIQAYHDDMAKLGVRPASIEPKATEHMEEIIELTGTLLRKGLAYQVEGDVYFDVAQYPAYGALSKRKLEDLQAGARVEVDERKRHPMDFALWKKSKPGEPAWESPWGPGRPGWHIECSAMSIRHLGETFDIHGGGMDLIFPHHENEIAQSCGATGQHFAKYWVHNGFVQINKEKMSKSLGNFFTIREIFEKSEWSEAITGEILRYFLLSTHYHGPLDFSDQALKEAKNALNGFYDLFARLEETGTGAQEAEESLRASVGLTQDMFMKGMGDNLNTPMALAEFQQLKNQVNKLLGQGLSTEARKIARQAFRSLGNCLGLFQLDHWQFTPSVSDSQPIKIHETATVQSVPTETIIKGMLEERKEARSQKNFKRADEIRNSLAAQGIIIEDKPDGTSRWKR, from the coding sequence ATGCTCAAACTGTTCAATACGATGAGCGGGCGGCAAGAAGTGTTCGAGCCGATGGAACCGAAACACGTGCGCATGTATGTCTGCGGTGTCACGGTCTACGACTATTGCCACATCGGCCATGCCCGTAGTGCACTGGTCTTCGACGTGCTCAGGCGCTACTTGGAATACAGTGGTTACAGTGTCACCTTTGTGAAGAACTTCACGGATGTGGATGACAAGATCATCAAGAGGGCCAATGAACAGGGCGTTACCTGTGAGACGGTGACGCAGAAGTTCATCCAAGCCTATCATGACGACATGGCAAAGCTTGGTGTGCGCCCAGCCTCAATCGAACCCAAGGCGACGGAACACATGGAGGAGATCATCGAACTGACCGGGACTTTGCTCCGCAAAGGGTTGGCGTACCAAGTCGAAGGCGACGTGTATTTTGACGTGGCCCAATATCCAGCCTACGGCGCTCTCTCCAAACGCAAGCTTGAAGATCTGCAAGCCGGGGCCCGGGTTGAAGTCGATGAGCGAAAGCGCCATCCGATGGATTTTGCCCTCTGGAAAAAAAGCAAGCCCGGAGAACCGGCGTGGGAGAGCCCTTGGGGACCAGGCCGTCCTGGCTGGCATATTGAGTGTTCAGCCATGTCGATCCGGCATCTCGGTGAAACCTTTGATATTCACGGTGGCGGGATGGATCTGATCTTTCCTCACCATGAGAATGAAATCGCTCAGTCGTGCGGTGCGACTGGCCAGCACTTTGCCAAATATTGGGTGCATAACGGATTTGTCCAGATCAATAAGGAGAAGATGTCGAAGTCGCTCGGCAACTTCTTTACCATCCGTGAGATCTTTGAGAAATCAGAATGGTCGGAAGCGATTACTGGTGAAATCCTCCGCTACTTTCTTCTGTCCACTCACTACCATGGGCCGTTGGATTTCTCAGACCAAGCTCTGAAAGAGGCCAAAAACGCTCTGAATGGTTTCTATGATTTATTCGCTCGCCTGGAAGAGACTGGGACAGGGGCACAAGAGGCCGAGGAAAGCCTCCGCGCTTCGGTTGGCTTGACGCAAGACATGTTCATGAAGGGCATGGGTGATAATCTGAATACACCCATGGCATTAGCGGAGTTCCAGCAATTGAAGAACCAAGTCAACAAATTGTTGGGGCAGGGTCTTTCAACGGAAGCAAGGAAGATTGCAAGACAAGCGTTTCGGTCGCTGGGAAACTGCCTGGGATTGTTTCAACTAGACCATTGGCAGTTTACTCCTTCAGTTTCAGATTCTCAGCCGATCAAGATCCATGAAACCGCCACAGTTCAATCTGTCCCCACAGAGACAATTATTAAGGGAATGCTGGAAGAGCGAAAAGAAGCCCGTAGTCAGAAAAACTTCAAACGGGCTGACGAGATCAGAAACTCGCTCGCAGCTCAGGGCATCATAATCGAGGATAAGCCCGATGGCACCAGCCGGTGGAAACGGTAG
- the rlmB gene encoding 23S rRNA (guanosine(2251)-2'-O)-methyltransferase RlmB, whose product MLYGLHAVREALKAENRPLQRVLVLRTDKQYTDVVQLARARQIPIHVQPLASFDRLVPNGRHQGVVAVASVKAYQTEDSILAGAAHRHEPPLLVILDGVEDPHNLGAVLRTAEGAGVHGVFIPERRAVGLTSAVAKASAGAIDHIPVARVTNMSRSIESLKAAGVWIYGVTPSADKVFTEIDLRGPVGLVLGGEGTGIRPGVLQHCDDCIRIPLRGRVESLNVSAAAAIVLFEAVRQRAQQNHRP is encoded by the coding sequence ATCCTCTACGGTCTCCATGCCGTCCGGGAAGCACTGAAAGCTGAAAACCGCCCATTGCAGCGAGTGTTGGTTCTTCGGACCGATAAGCAGTACACAGATGTGGTGCAACTCGCTCGAGCACGCCAAATTCCCATTCATGTTCAACCTCTTGCCTCCTTCGACCGGCTGGTGCCCAACGGCAGGCACCAAGGCGTGGTTGCCGTTGCCTCAGTAAAGGCCTATCAGACGGAGGATTCGATTCTTGCTGGAGCTGCTCACCGGCATGAACCTCCGCTGCTTGTCATTCTTGATGGGGTGGAAGACCCTCACAACCTTGGCGCTGTACTTCGGACGGCAGAAGGTGCGGGCGTCCATGGAGTGTTTATCCCGGAACGCAGGGCTGTCGGTCTGACATCCGCCGTCGCAAAAGCGTCAGCCGGGGCGATCGATCACATTCCCGTAGCGCGTGTCACCAACATGAGCAGATCGATCGAATCGTTGAAGGCCGCCGGTGTTTGGATCTACGGTGTCACCCCGTCGGCCGATAAGGTCTTTACCGAGATCGACCTGCGAGGGCCGGTTGGGCTAGTGCTAGGCGGAGAGGGGACGGGCATCAGACCAGGCGTGTTACAGCATTGCGATGACTGCATTCGCATTCCGCTGAGAGGGCGAGTTGAATCGCTGAATGTGTCGGCGGCTGCCGCGATTGTCCTCTTCGAAGCCGTTCGTCAACGAGCTCAGCAGAATCACCGGCCATGA
- a CDS encoding response regulator transcription factor, with translation MAKGSVKPRPRKSLVNLEPPPRPRRPESLTSREQEILELIWAGFKNKEIGNRLKISVKTVEAHRANMMKKMRVSNTAQLLKTAIQGGSLRIR, from the coding sequence ATGGCTAAAGGGAGTGTCAAGCCACGACCTCGGAAATCCCTTGTGAACCTCGAGCCTCCTCCGCGCCCAAGACGTCCGGAGTCGCTTACGTCACGGGAACAAGAGATCCTGGAATTGATCTGGGCTGGATTTAAGAACAAGGAAATCGGCAACCGGCTGAAGATCAGCGTGAAAACCGTCGAGGCCCACCGGGCCAATATGATGAAGAAGATGCGGGTCTCGAATACCGCTCAGCTGCTGAAGACCGCTATCCAAGGTGGGTCGCTAAGAATCCGATGA